The Lycium barbarum isolate Lr01 chromosome 10, ASM1917538v2, whole genome shotgun sequence genome includes a region encoding these proteins:
- the LOC132613351 gene encoding uncharacterized protein LOC132613351 — translation MVTLDATVLQWIYATISTDLLHTILEPDSMAMESGCNRLRDIFQDNKNARAVTLQHEFSHTNMEDFPNASAYCQRLKILSDQLRNVGAPVSNNRLVLQMVADLTEAYKGVGTIIRQRNPLPLFYQARSMLILEETGFTKQLATGSITAMLARDYNDNPSSGNNHTNRQNNSGKKHQNRSNNGGKNRGRDGGSRDGGNLNSGGFGGGRGSWQQHHD, via the coding sequence ATGGTGACTCTTGATGCCACGGTTCTTCAATGGATTTATGCTACCATCTCTACTGACCTGTTGCATACTATCCTTGAACCCGACTCCATGGCCATGGAGTCGGGTTGTAATAGGCTACGTGACATATTCCAGGACAACAAAAATGCTCGAGCCGTCACTCTTCAGCATGAATTTTCTCACACCAATATGGAGGACTTCCCTAATGCTTCCGCGTATTGTCAACGACTCAAGATTCTATCCGATCAACTCAGGAACGTAGGTGCTCCAGTCTCAAACAACCGCCTCGTCCTTCAAATGGTAGCCGACCTCACTGAAGCCTATAAGGGGGTAGGTACAATCATCCGTCAAAGAAATCCCCTTCCTCTCTTTTATCAAGCCCGTTCAATGCTCATTCTTGAAGAAACAGGCTTTACCAAACAGCTTGCTACGGGATCCATTACCGCCATGCTTGCTCGAGATTACAATGATAATCCATCTTCTGGAAATAACCACACAAACCGTCAGAATAACAGTGGTAAAAAGCATCAAAACCGCAGCAACAATGGTGGAAAGAACCGCGGCAGAGACGGTGGCAGCAGGGACGGTGGCAACCTAAACAGTGGTGGTTTCGGTGGTGGACGCGGCAGCTGGCAGCAGCACCACGACTAG
- the LOC132614105 gene encoding uncharacterized protein LOC132614105 codes for MSFQNKGPWVLKDIGALTDGERGGGTSLRMEQKRAHQFFMDPSVGELFSNKKQVVQSVSDTPISTPASANLSYWSNTSNFQSAPVPSSDRSCAPQPLGSFSFGNENVKSENSHFINLLQNNSTVGLAMSHVWEDTLYLNAGTTGARVNLADERISDYSLLSRNSSDTGEDSINATSLGLTCRAGIGSVISMGHDFAKEKQTASLVDRTNYKGNDNFMLMGHQYSRGDHNLYLMDQSLDTGNGYYKTVNQPYKENGNFPSYRKANEDLMPAGVTSNKDIGVASRIPTLEEVVPAVVSAGTCSKENSSFISMNKFENGNISFGGFQHKPEEINTPSSGKVISSYDLVISEPSREASESLTDKSMVEHSVDQIETVAPKSTVKTENASKQKVQKTPKSWRNNFPSNVRSLMATGILDGVPVKYVSWSREKTVRGVIKGTYYLCGCNDCKLSKSLSGFEFESHAACKTRHPNNHIYFENGKTIFSVVQELKNTPQEMLFEAIQNITGSPINQKNFETWKASFQAASRELQRIYTEDEVAKPS; via the exons ATG TCTTTCCAGAATAAGGGCCCTTGGGTGCTAAAAGACATTGGTGCTCTAACTGATGGAGAGAGGGGTGGCGGGACTTCCTTGCGGATGGAACAGAAGCGTGCTCATCAATTTTTTATGGATCCTTCAGTAGGGGAGTTATTCTCCAATAAGAAACAAGTTGTGCAGTCTGTCAGTGATACACCAATTTCAACACCTGCAAGTGCGAACTTGTCCTACTGGAGTAACACATCCAATTTTCAATCTGCCCCAGTTCCTTCTAGTGATCGTTCATGTGCACCTCAGCCTCTAGGGTCATTCAGTTTTGGcaatgaaaatgtgaaaagtgaAAACAGCCATTTCATTAATCTTCTTCAAAATAATTCAACTGTTGGCTTAGCTATGTCTCATGTCTGGGAAGATACTCTTTATCTGAATGCTGGAACTACAGGAGCTAGAGTCAATCTAGCAGATGAACGTATAAGTGATTATTCTTTACTTTCACGCAACTCTTCAGATACCGGAGAAGATAGCATAAATGCTACATCTCTAGGACTGACATGTAGAGCTGGAATTGGAAGTGTTATTTCGATGGGGCACGACTTTGCAAAGGAAAAACAAACCGCCAGTCTTGTAGACCGTACAAATTACAAGGGGAATGATAATTTCATGCTAATGGGTCATCAGTACAGCAGGGGTGACCACAATCTGTATCTTATGGATCAATCACTAGACACAGGAAACGGCTATTATAAGACAGTGAATCAGCCATACAAGGAAAATGGCAATTTCCCTTCTTACAGGAAAGCTAATGAAGACTTAATGCCTGCGGGTGTGACCAGTAATAAGGATATTGGTGTTGCCTCTAGGATCCCAACTCTTGAGGAAGTGGTACCAGCTGTTGTATCAGCTGGTACTTGCAGCAAAGAAAATTCAAGCTTCATATCAATGAATAAGTTTGAAAACGGCAACATATCTTTTGGAGGGTTTCAGCATAAGCCTGAGGAAATTAATACACCTAGTTCTGGCAAGGTCATCAGCAGCTATGACTTGGTGATAAGTGAACCCTCTCGTGAAGCTTCAGAATCTCTGACAGACAAAAGTATGGTGGAACATTCTGTGGATCAAATTGAGACTGTTGCTCCAAAGTCTACTGTCAAAACAGAAAACGCGTCCAAGCAGAAGGTGCAGAAGACACCTAAGAGTTGGCGGAACAATTTCCCATCCAATGTTAGAAGTTTAATGGCAACTGGTATACTTGATGGAGTGCCCGTGAAGTATGTCTCGTGGTCAAGGGAG AAAACTGTTAGAGGAGTTATTAAAGGGACTTATTACCTGTGTGGCTGCAATGACTGCAAGCTGTCCAAG AGTCTAAGTGGTTTTGAATTTGAGAGTCATGCTGCTTGCAAGACCAGACACCCTAACAATCATATTTACTTCGAGAATGGGAAGACAATTTTTTCCGTGGTGCAGGAGTTGAAGAATACTCCTCAGGAAATGCTCTTTGAAGCAATTCAAAATATCACTGGTTCTCCAATCAACCAGAAAAATTTCGAAACCTGGAAAG CGTCCTTCCAAGCTGCTAGTCGTGAGCTTCAGCGTATCTACACAGAAGATGAAGTGGCAAAACCATCTTGA